In the Acomys russatus chromosome 11, mAcoRus1.1, whole genome shotgun sequence genome, one interval contains:
- the LOC127195088 gene encoding H-2 class II histocompatibility antigen, A-U alpha chain-like, with the protein MYSRYFKAFSVILLNNIFFFSTVHLNSSADHVGIYGSSVYQSFGENGQYTFEFDGDELFYVDLAKKQTVWRIPEFGQLTSFDPQGGLQEISTVKYNLDIMIKRSNSTAATNKVPEVAVFPKSPVLLGQPNILLCFVDNIFPPVVNITWLRNSKSVTDGTYETSFLTKRDYSFQKISYLTFIPSDDDVYDCKVEHWGLDEPVLKHWEPEIPAPMSELTETVVCALGLSVGLVGIVVGTIFIIQGLRSGGTSRHPGPL; encoded by the exons ATGTA TTCACggtattttaaagcattttctgtcattttgcttaataacatttttttcttttccactgtcCACCTAAATTCATCAGCCGACCACGTAGGCATCTATGGTTCAAGTGTCTATCAGTCTTTTGGAGAAAACGGCCAGTACACGTTTGAGTTTGATGGTGATGAGCTGTTCTATGTGGACTTGGCTAAGAAGCAGACTGTCTGGAGGATTCCTGAGTTTGGACAGCTGACAAGCTTTGACCCTCAAGGTGGACTGCAAGAGATATCTACAGTCAAATACAACTTGGACATCATGATAAAGAGGTCCAACTCTACCGCAGCTACCAACA aGGTTCCTGAGGTGGCCGTGTTCCCCAAGTCCCCTGTGCTGCTGGGTCAGCCCAACATCCTCCTCTGCTTTGTGGACAACATCTTCCCTCCTGTGGTCAACATCACGTGGTTGAGAAACAGCAAGTCAGTCACAGACGGCACTTATGAGACCAGCTTCCTCACCAAGCGTGACTATTCCTTCCAAAAGATCTCTTACCTCACCTTCATCCCCTCTGACGATGACGTTTATGACTGCAAGGTGGAGCACTGGGGCCTGGATGAGCCGGTTCTGAAACACTGGG AACCCGAGATTCCGGCCCCAATGTCAGAGCTGACGGAGACTGTGGTTTGCGCCCTGGGCTTGTCTGTGGGCCTCGTGGGCATCGTGGTGGGCACCATCTTCATCATCCAAGGCCTGCGGTCAGGTGGCACCTCCAGACACCCAGGGCCCTTGTGA